A segment of the Pseudomonadota bacterium genome:
TATTTTATCTATAAATTCCTGCGGCAGTTTGACAACTTTCTTGTTATTAAATTCAAAACACATGTTATAGGTAAAACCAAAGGCACAAACTTGATCTGCTTTTGTAATCAGATAATCCATTATAAACATCTTTGATTTCAATTCGCTTACTTTACATCCTATGATAATATCATCTCCGAAAAACAGTTCCTTTTTGTATTTGCAATTTGCCTCGGATATGATCATCCCATAACCGCTTATATCAAATTCTGAAAAACCGAACTGATTTAGATAAGCGACTCTTGCTTGTTGGAAATATACAAAATGCATCTGGTAACCGACATGATTGCCATAATTCAGATCGTCTATACGTACTTTAAGAGGAATTAAAAATTTAAATTCTGTCATAGTAATAACCTTTTATTGGAGCCACTTTCAAAACGTTTCAGTTTGGTCAAGCTCAAGACGGGAGAAAATTTCAACCGCAGGAATACATTGAGTATTTCGAGGATTGAAATTTGAGCCCAACGCTGAGATCGGCCAAAATGGGGCGTTTTGAAACTGGCTCATTTGTTTAGTTCTTCTTTAACTGCACGGCCGATTTCATTAGCTGTATAAGGCTTTTTAACATATTTGCCGGCTCCTAGTTTTTGTACTTCTCTTATAACAACCGTATCTGTATAGCCGCTTACAATAATAGCTTTTTGTCTGGGATGGATTTTAAGAATCCGTTTATATGTTTCAAGTCCATCTATATTTGGTTCCATAATCATATCCAATATTACCAGATCAACTTTATTATGTTCAAGGTAAGCTACGGCACCCTCGCCGCTTGAAACGGAACTGGCGTCATATCCGAGTTTAGTCAGTATATCAACGGCAATTTCTCTTTGTATTTTAACATCATCTATGACCAGAATTGATTCATTATTACCTCTGAATTCGCAAATATTATAATCCATTTTTCTGTTTTCAATTACTTCACGGGTAGCCGGCAAATATATTTCAAAAGTAGCACCTTTTCCGATTGTACTTTTCACTTCAATATATCCTTTGTGATCTTTTACAGTTCCCCAGACAACCGCCATACCAAGGCCTGACCCGCTTCTGCCCATTTTTTTCTTAGTATAAAAAGGCTCAAAAATTCTTTCAAGATCTTCAGATGAAATACCGATGCCTGAATCCATTACTTTTAATACAACATAATCACCTTCCATTACCTCGTCATAACCTTTCAATGGTTTGTCAACATACTGGTTATGTGTTGATATTATAATCTCACCTCCGTTTGGCATGGCTTCGGCTGCATTATAAACCAGGTTCATAATCATTTTGGATAAATGTATCGGTGAACCTGTACAATTCAGCAGATTTTCGGATAAATTCGTTTTAAGTGTGATCAGATTATTTTGATATAACAATTCATTCTCAGGCGATGACAGGTAAGCATTAATAATATCATTTATATTAGTAAGTTCCATTACGGCAACCCCGCGTCTTGCCAGTGTAAGTAAATCCTGAACAACAGCAGCAGCTCTAAGGCCTGATTCCTGAATAGCCAGAATCGATGCCCTCAAAGGATTATCGTAAGGCATATCCATCAAGATCATTTCAGGATATCCTACAATTCCACCTAATATATTATTGAGATCATGGGCAACACCTCCTGCCAGCGTGCCAAGAGCCTCCATTTTCTCTGAGCGTTTTAAGCGTTCCATAAGTTTCTGCTTTTCTGCATGAGCCTCTTCCTGATCGGTAATATCAATAGCCATCTCGCAGCGAACCATTCGACCGTCTGGCCATTGGATAGCTTTATCTATGCACCTAAACCATCTATCCGCTACTTTATTTTTGAATTTCCAGATATGCGGCTCTCCAAACTTTTCTCCAAAAATGATATCATTGGTACAAAACGAACAGGGCAAATCCAGATTTTGCAAAACTTTATAGCATTTTTTACCGACAGGATCCGGCCAATATTTTTTAAAAGCTTCATTAGCATATAACATTTCATATGTATCAGGGTCGCATACATATATCGGTTCATCAATGCTGTCGAATACGGAAAGCAACTGCCTGCGTTCGGAATCCAGCTTTATTTCAACCTGTTCCAGTTTAATAATATCTTCTTTAAGCTTTTTATTTGCTTCGGTAAGTTCATTAGTCCGGTCTTTAACTATATTTTCCAGATGATTCCGATGTTCCCTGAGTTGTTCTTCGGCTTGTGTTGCAGCTGTTTTTGCCTGGTTTGCATTTTCAACTTCTTTTTCCAGGTTTTGATGCAGGGTCTTTAAGTCATTGACCATGGACTTAAATTGGCCGGATAGTGCATCCATTTCAATTACATTGCTTGGCTTAATTTTGGTTTCATAAATACCTGTGCCCAGACGTTGGATTGCATTTGATAAACCGCCCGTGGTTTCCGCTATTTTTCCGGACATGCGCCGGGTATTTCTCAACAGATATAAAAAGAATGCAATGTAAAAAAGCACCATGAAACCGGCTGCGGCATATCCAACATATTTTGATTGATGCTCCAATTTTGAAACCGGGCTTAATATTGTTTTTTTATCTGCAATTACTATGAGTTTCCAACCGGTTTCCGGGACAGTGTGTTGACAGAGCAAATAACTATCATCGTTTAAGATAATCTCTGCGGAACCTTTTGTTTGCTGTATTAATTTTGAAATTGATTCAGCAGCATGCGGGAGTACTGAGTTTAACAAATTAAATATTTGAGGCTTATGTGTGTCTTGTTGGACTTTACCCTTGTAAGTATATTTATGCAACTCGGCCAATCCGAATATTTTTTCCACTTCCGGCGGCATAGCCATGATTGTTCCCTTAGAATCAATCAAAAACGCATGGGTTCCCCAAGGCAGTTTCAGTTTTATCAGATTTTCGATAAAATTTGTTATGGTGATATCTATGCCAACAACTCCTTCTAAGAAATCAGCTCGATATATCGGAACAATGCAGGACATCATCCACCCCTTGCCCATAGGATCAAGATATGCCTCCGTCCAGACATTGCTGCGTCCCGGATTGTG
Coding sequences within it:
- a CDS encoding response regulator gives rise to the protein MPLLIIEITLLALYFFMNSYLIDKSVYTLSNDRLSHLMEITESQTRITSEQLRTVSDLSLILQSEIIRFYNHPDQFSLQKQIPEFRFASNGVYYKPEDNGGCSLYYSALRPIEYKERKKALQSESLDPLLKGIYHANRNIVAVYLNTFDSMSRYYPFFKDVFKQLPPKMNIPDFNFYYLADEKHNPGRSNVWTEAYLDPMGKGWMMSCIVPIYRADFLEGVVGIDITITNFIENLIKLKLPWGTHAFLIDSKGTIMAMPPEVEKIFGLAELHKYTYKGKVQQDTHKPQIFNLLNSVLPHAAESISKLIQQTKGSAEIILNDDSYLLCQHTVPETGWKLIVIADKKTILSPVSKLEHQSKYVGYAAAGFMVLFYIAFFLYLLRNTRRMSGKIAETTGGLSNAIQRLGTGIYETKIKPSNVIEMDALSGQFKSMVNDLKTLHQNLEKEVENANQAKTAATQAEEQLREHRNHLENIVKDRTNELTEANKKLKEDIIKLEQVEIKLDSERRQLLSVFDSIDEPIYVCDPDTYEMLYANEAFKKYWPDPVGKKCYKVLQNLDLPCSFCTNDIIFGEKFGEPHIWKFKNKVADRWFRCIDKAIQWPDGRMVRCEMAIDITDQEEAHAEKQKLMERLKRSEKMEALGTLAGGVAHDLNNILGGIVGYPEMILMDMPYDNPLRASILAIQESGLRAAAVVQDLLTLARRGVAVMELTNINDIINAYLSSPENELLYQNNLITLKTNLSENLLNCTGSPIHLSKMIMNLVYNAAEAMPNGGEIIISTHNQYVDKPLKGYDEVMEGDYVVLKVMDSGIGISSEDLERIFEPFYTKKKMGRSGSGLGMAVVWGTVKDHKGYIEVKSTIGKGATFEIYLPATREVIENRKMDYNICEFRGNNESILVIDDVKIQREIAVDILTKLGYDASSVSSGEGAVAYLEHNKVDLVILDMIMEPNIDGLETYKRILKIHPRQKAIIVSGYTDTVVIREVQKLGAGKYVKKPYTANEIGRAVKEELNK
- a CDS encoding acyl-CoA thioesterase; translated protein: MTEFKFLIPLKVRIDDLNYGNHVGYQMHFVYFQQARVAYLNQFGFSEFDISGYGMIISEANCKYKKELFFGDDIIIGCKVSELKSKMFIMDYLITKADQVCAFGFTYNMCFEFNNKKVVKLPQEFIDKIKKFESIDY